The nucleotide window TCAACCGCATGCCCCAGCGTATGCCCGAAGTTGAGCCAGCGGCGCGGGCCTGTCTCAAACTCATCTTCCAGCACTACTTTGGTTTTAGCCGCTACTGATTTCTCCACGAGGTATTCGAGCACTGCCACATCTCTGGCGAGCGCCTTTTCGCGGTTGACTTCGAGATAGTCAAACAGTCCCGCATCCATGATGCAGGCGTATTTGATGATTTCGGCGAAGCCGTTATGCCATTCCTCATCAGGCATGGTCAGCGGCAGCGCATAGTCAAAGAGGATAAATTCCGGTTGGCGGATAGTGCCGAGCAGGTTTTTATGTTTGCCATGGCTTACGCCGTTTTTACCGCCGATGGATGCATCTACCTGCGCCAGTAAGGTGGAGGGCACAAAGCCGAATGGAATGCCTCTCATGTAGATGCTGGCAGCGAAGCCGGCCACGTCGGTGATCATTCCGCCGCCAATGCCTACCAGGGTGGTCTTACGGTCTGCCTCATGGGCAATCAGTCCGTCGATGATCCTTTCCACGGTGGCCATGTTTTTCACTTCTTCGCCTGCGGGCACCACAATTTTTTTCCAGTCGTGCAGGTGATGACCATGCAGTCTTTCCACATTTTCATCTATCACCAGTACTGACCGGTTGCGGTCTACATGGTTTCCCAACTGCAGCAGGCTCTCGCCCATCAGATAGGTAGTGGCCTGCTGCTGAAAGTTATTGGTAAGCTTTTTCATTCATTGAATTTAGCTGTCAGCGTACGCTGTTATTTTTCTTCGTTCATCACCCTGTTCTGGCGGTTGATGGATTCCAGGTGCACTGCATCGAAATATTTCAGGATGAATTCTTTGGTCAGGCCCAGTTTTTCACCTTTTGCGATGTTGCGCTCCAGGATCTCATTCCAGCGATTGGTTTGCAGGATGGTGATATTGTTTTCCTTTTTGTACATACCGATTTTTTCGGCGATTTTCATACGGTTGCCCAGCAGCAGCATGATTTCATCGTCTACCTGATTGATCTGTGCACGCAGTTTTTCCAGGGCGGTATTGAAGTCTTTTTTATCAGTATGTTCTCTTCTCCAAACGATGCCATCAAGCAGTTCAGCCAGTTTGGAAGGAGTTACCTGTTGTTTGGCATCGCTCCAAGCGTTGTCCGGATCTACGTGTGTTTCGAGCATGAGACCGTCGTAATCCAGGTCGATTGCTTCCTGAGATACTTCCTGCAGGATGTCGCGGCGGCCGGAGATGTGGCTGGGGTCGCAGATCATCGGCAGTTCCGGCATACGACGTTTCAGTTCGATAGCGAGATGCCACATGGGAGCATTACGGTATTGAGTGTTACCGTAGCTGGAGAAACCGCGGTGGATAAGACCAACTTTGTTAATACCGGCTTTCTGGATTCTTTCCACAGCACCGATCCACAGTTCCAGGTCAGGGTTGATCGGGTTTTTGATCAACACGGTAGTGTCTACCCCTTTGAGTGCGTCAGCTACTTCCTGTACAGAGAAGGGGTTTACTGTGGTTCGGGCTCCTACCCACAGGATATCCACACCAAAGTGCAGTGCATCTTCCACCTGTTTAGCGGTAGCTACTTCCACGGCCAGCGGCAGACCAGTGAGTTCGCGGGCTTTCTGCAGCCAGGCGAGGCCTTTGGTACCGATACCTTCGAAAGAGCCCGGACGGGTGCGGGGTTTCCAGATGCCGGCGCGCAGTACGTCTACCTTGCCGGTTTTTTGCAATTCCAGCGCGGTAGCCAGTACCTGCTCTTCTGTTTCAGCGCTGCAGGGACCGGAGATGATCAGCGGCTTTTTGTCAGATGAAGGATCTGAGAATTTGGTTTTGGATAATATTTCTTCCATTGTCTGTACCATAGTATTGAAGTTAAGTAGATTGTTAGAATTTATGTTTATTTCAGGATTTTCCTGATTTTATTGGATTTCTGAATCAGTTTGTAAAAGGTGTCGTAGTCTTCTGCTTCCAGCAATGATTTCATCTGCTGCAGCTGATGGATATGTTCGTCCAGTACGTCGAGCACATTGCCACGGTTGTGTTTGAAGATCGGCACCCACATGTCTGGTGAACTTTTAGCGAGACGTACAGTGGATTCGAAACCACCGCTGGCCAGTTCAAAAATGCGGCCTGACTCTTTTTCTTTCTTGAGTACGGTCAGTGCCAGTGCAAAAGAGGTGATGTGGGAGATATGCGACACGTAAGCTGTATGCAGATCGTGTTCTTCTCCATTCATGTATACAGTGCGCATCTGCAGTTTGTCTACCATATCCTCTACCATTTCGAGGGCATCTTCATCACTGTTTTTAACATCGCAGAGCACCATGGTTTTATGTACGAACAGGTTACGTACAGCAGCATCGGGGCCGGAATACTCGGTGCCGGCCATCGGGTGGGCTGCTACAAAACGGCCGCGATTGGGATGACCGGCAACGAGTTGCAGTATTTTTTGTTTGGTGGAACCTACGTCCATGATCACCTGGTTGGGCCGTACCTTGTCCATGAGTGTGGGCAGTACCTGCAGCACACCATCTACGGGGATGGCCAGTATGATCAGGTCGGAGCATTGCATGGCATCGTCGAGCGTCATACCTTCATCGATGATGTTCAGCTCTTTAGCCCGCTGCAGATGCGATTCGTGCTGATCTACCCCGATGATCCGCTCTGCCACTCCCTTTTCCCGAAGGGTGATGGCCAGCGAGCCGCCTATTAAACCTGTTCCTATTATTGTTACAATCATTTTATCGCTGTTTTAATACGGTCAATGGCTTCCTGGAAAACTTTTTCATCCTGACAGAGACTTACTCTGATATAGCCGTTACCGTTACTTCCGAAAATGCCACCTGGTGTGATAAATACCCGGGCTTTGTGTAACACTTCATCACTGAGCGTGTAGCCGTTATCGTAAGTATCCGGTATTTTGGCCCAGACAAACATGCCCACCTGGTTTTTATCGTAGGTGCATTGCAGCAGGTCCAGCAGCTGGAATACTTTTTCGCGGCGTGCGCGGTAGATATTATTGAGACCGTCGTACCAGTCTTTACCCAGTTGCAGTGCTTTAACGGCAGCCATCTGTAAAGGCTGGAACATACCGGAGTCCATATTGCTTTTGAAGCGAAGCACTTCAGCGATCCATTCGGCTTTACCTACCAGCATACCTACGCGCCAGCCGGCCATGTTGGAGGATTTGCTGAGTGAGTTGAGCTCCAGTACCACGTCGCGTGCACCTTCAAACTGCAACAGGCTTTCCGGCTGTTCGTTGAGGATGAAGCTGTACGGATTATCGTGGCAGATCAGGATATTATGCTGTTTGGCGAAGGCGATCAGTTTTGCTGCGAAAGCCTTGTTGACCTTAGCACCGGTGGGCATATGCGGGTAGTTGACCCACATCAGCTTTACACGGCTGAGGTCTTTTTGTGCCAGGGCGTCCAGATCAGGGAGCCAGCCGTTGGCTTCTACCAGGTCGTAATCCACCACAGTAGCACCACTGAGGTTGACAGCAGAGCGGTAGGTGGGGTATCCCGGGTTAGGGATCAGTGCTTCATCGCCGGCCTGGAGGTAGGTCATGCATATGTGCATGATACCTTCTTTGGAGCCGATGAGCGGGAGCACTTCCGTATCGGGATTTAATGTCACCTGGTAATAGTGCTGATACCAGTCGGCCATGGCTTTGCGTAAAGCGGGGATACCTTTGTAGCCCTGGTACGCGTGGGTATTGGGCAAGGCAGCCTGTTCATGGAGCGCGGCCACCACAGAAGGGTGTGGAGGCAGATCCGGACTTCCGATACCCAGATTAATGACCCTGGTACCGTTCTGGTTCATCTCATCTATTTCCCGCAGTTTTTTGGAGAAGTAGTATTCTTCTGTTCCCTGTAATCTTTTAGCAACCTGTATCTGCATATTCCTGATTTCTGAAACTGATTAATGTGTTTTTCCTTTTTTGTAGATGCCCAGCACTTTCAGATTTTCTGTGAGCGGCGCTATTTTTTCGAGCGCTTTTTCGAAGTGTGCCGGAGAATCAAATTCCATATCGGCGTGGAAGTAATAGTTCCATTCTTTTGCCGGGATGGGAAAGGACTGCAGCTTGGATAAGTTAATACCGGCGTCAGCTATTTTGGTCAGCACTTTGGCCAGGCAGCCGCGCTCATGGCTGGTATGAAAATAAACAGAGGCTTTATTGGCATCCGGCGCGGTGGGTACGGCAGTACGGGACAGCGCCAGGAAACGGGTATAGTTGTTTTTGTTGGTCTGGATGTTGGGCTCGATGATATCCAGTTCATAGATTTCAGCGGCCAGTTTACCGGCGATGGCGGCTACACTTTTCAGTTTTTTCTGACGGACGTGTTTGGCGCTGAGGGCGGTATCTTCGGTTTCCACCAGTTTGATATGCGGGTGTTTCTCCAGAAAGTCGATACACTGTAAAAGAGCCATGGGATGGGAATGTACCTCACGGATATCTTCCAGAGTCTGACCGGGCAGCACCATCAGGTGCTGGTTGATCTGCAGGTACACTTCACCGGTTACGTGCAGGCCTGAGTTTTTGAGGAGGCTGTAATTAGGTAAAATGCTGCCTGCGATAGAATTTTCGATGGCCATGATACCGGCATCCACGCCCGGGTCCTGCTTAACTTTACGTACCAGTTCGCTAAAAGTAGCGCAAGCTTCAATGCTGGTATTCTTTCCGTAGAAGCTCTGTGCTGCGATCTGGTGAAAAGCACCTTCAAACCCTTGTATGGCAATTTTCATGTGTATTGAATTGATTTTATTTATTTATAGTTGCTACAGCAACTAGCTATTTAAAACAGAAAGGGCCCCGCTTGCGGGACCCTTTTGCCTGGTAAACTTTTATGTAAAGTATGTTTATTGCAAACGAGTCCCTGTCTTCTTCGCATAAAAGAAGTAATAAAAATAATAAGTACTAAAGTTGCGGTTTAACATATTACGATAATTGAGTAATTAAAAAGGCCTCCCGACTTTCGGGAGGCCTTTTCGTAGTTTTTTATATTTTCTACTTACAAACGACCTCCCTATTCCTGGTACCAGAAATAATAAAAGCCAAAAAATCCAAAAGTCGTTTGTGTAGTCATGATCTGATTTGATGTTGCTTTGAATGCCTTACAAAAGTACATCACGGTTTTAATTATCCAAGCGGCAGACACAAAAAATACATATTTTTAAATAATAAGGGCATTTATTGAAATAATTCTAATTTCACTGAAAAATAGGGGGCAGTGGTGCTATAAAAACAGGGGAAAGGGCATCATTTCTGAAAAAAACAAAATAACCAGCTCATCAGTATTAAATAAAAAGGCATAAAAAAAACCGCTATGGCTTGAACCATAGCGGTTTATATAAAACCTTGCGGTTTTTAAGTCAGAATTGTCTGATTAGTGGTGAGCAGCAGCAGAGTCAACTTTAGTTGCAGCAGCAGCAGCAGCGGAGTCAACTTTAGCAGCAGCGGAGTCAACTTTAGCAGCAGCAGTGTCAACTTTAGCAGCAGCTGAATCGATAGCAGCAGCGTTAGTAGCAGTAGAGTCAGTAGCAGTTTTGTTTTCGCCACCACCACAAGCTACAGCGAACAGACCGAAAGAGAGAGCCAGGAAACCGAGTTTAATTACGTTCTTCATCGTACAAATAATTTAAGGTGTTTTTTTGAATGATTTAACCTTTATACCGGGATCACCCAAAAGGTAACCCAAACTTTTAAAAAATTTTTTTTTCGGTACTTTGGGTTACCAAATGCCTAATAATAGTATTAAGAGTGAAGCAACATCAAGACATAACAAGAGACAGGGAATTATTGCTGGGACTGGCAAGGAGCGATGATAAGTCATTGGA belongs to Chitinophaga sp. HK235 and includes:
- a CDS encoding prephenate dehydratase; this encodes MKIAIQGFEGAFHQIAAQSFYGKNTSIEACATFSELVRKVKQDPGVDAGIMAIENSIAGSILPNYSLLKNSGLHVTGEVYLQINQHLMVLPGQTLEDIREVHSHPMALLQCIDFLEKHPHIKLVETEDTALSAKHVRQKKLKSVAAIAGKLAAEIYELDIIEPNIQTNKNNYTRFLALSRTAVPTAPDANKASVYFHTSHERGCLAKVLTKIADAGINLSKLQSFPIPAKEWNYYFHADMEFDSPAHFEKALEKIAPLTENLKVLGIYKKGKTH
- a CDS encoding prephenate dehydrogenase, giving the protein MIVTIIGTGLIGGSLAITLREKGVAERIIGVDQHESHLQRAKELNIIDEGMTLDDAMQCSDLIILAIPVDGVLQVLPTLMDKVRPNQVIMDVGSTKQKILQLVAGHPNRGRFVAAHPMAGTEYSGPDAAVRNLFVHKTMVLCDVKNSDEDALEMVEDMVDKLQMRTVYMNGEEHDLHTAYVSHISHITSFALALTVLKKEKESGRIFELASGGFESTVRLAKSSPDMWVPIFKHNRGNVLDVLDEHIHQLQQMKSLLEAEDYDTFYKLIQKSNKIRKILK
- a CDS encoding pyridoxal phosphate-dependent aminotransferase; this translates as MQIQVAKRLQGTEEYYFSKKLREIDEMNQNGTRVINLGIGSPDLPPHPSVVAALHEQAALPNTHAYQGYKGIPALRKAMADWYQHYYQVTLNPDTEVLPLIGSKEGIMHICMTYLQAGDEALIPNPGYPTYRSAVNLSGATVVDYDLVEANGWLPDLDALAQKDLSRVKLMWVNYPHMPTGAKVNKAFAAKLIAFAKQHNILICHDNPYSFILNEQPESLLQFEGARDVVLELNSLSKSSNMAGWRVGMLVGKAEWIAEVLRFKSNMDSGMFQPLQMAAVKALQLGKDWYDGLNNIYRARREKVFQLLDLLQCTYDKNQVGMFVWAKIPDTYDNGYTLSDEVLHKARVFITPGGIFGSNGNGYIRVSLCQDEKVFQEAIDRIKTAIK
- a CDS encoding chorismate mutase is translated as MVQTMEEILSKTKFSDPSSDKKPLIISGPCSAETEEQVLATALELQKTGKVDVLRAGIWKPRTRPGSFEGIGTKGLAWLQKARELTGLPLAVEVATAKQVEDALHFGVDILWVGARTTVNPFSVQEVADALKGVDTTVLIKNPINPDLELWIGAVERIQKAGINKVGLIHRGFSSYGNTQYRNAPMWHLAIELKRRMPELPMICDPSHISGRRDILQEVSQEAIDLDYDGLMLETHVDPDNAWSDAKQQVTPSKLAELLDGIVWRREHTDKKDFNTALEKLRAQINQVDDEIMLLLGNRMKIAEKIGMYKKENNITILQTNRWNEILERNIAKGEKLGLTKEFILKYFDAVHLESINRQNRVMNEEK
- the aroB gene encoding 3-dehydroquinate synthase encodes the protein MKKLTNNFQQQATTYLMGESLLQLGNHVDRNRSVLVIDENVERLHGHHLHDWKKIVVPAGEEVKNMATVERIIDGLIAHEADRKTTLVGIGGGMITDVAGFAASIYMRGIPFGFVPSTLLAQVDASIGGKNGVSHGKHKNLLGTIRQPEFILFDYALPLTMPDEEWHNGFAEIIKYACIMDAGLFDYLEVNREKALARDVAVLEYLVEKSVAAKTKVVLEDEFETGPRRWLNFGHTLGHAVEKLEHMAHGKAVAIGMVAAARFSEKLMDFPNEQTLRLIELISAYQLPVAFTSDKEAVFDIFKLDKKREKDAIHFVLLEKIGKATTMPVPIADLKLLLQEL